Sequence from the Leptospira bourretii genome:
TTTGTTTTTGATTTCTGTCAGTGTATTATATTCCAAATTAGGGGAACTTGCATACCTCACAGGAATCTTTTGGGGCGTGGGAATTCTTGTCACAGGGATGTTAGGTGAAACAATTTCCATCCTATCCTTAGTTTTTTTAGGTACAAGTATCTCTCTCTATTCTTTGTATGATCTCTCTGACTTTGCAGAAAGACTGACAGAAACAGATGCGGGAATCCTTGCTTTCTGGATGGCCGGCCTTGGCCCGGAAGATCTACAAAATCAGGAAGTTCCGACAGTTGTTGTGGTTCTCGGGTATATGATCGCCACCCTTTGGTCTCTTCTCAGCATCGGGATCATATTTATGTCCCTCCGAAGTTCTCTCAGCCACGAAGAATCACATGATTTTCCACCGATGGAAGAAAGTTTTGAACGTTTCCCAGGAGATCTTTCTCCAGAAGCAAAACTCTGGTTGGAAAAACGAGGGGTCGATCCGGAAAGTGGAATCGTTTTGCCCCCCAATTTGTTCCAAGACTTCCCTCCCAAAGACAACAGTCCCTAGGCCTTCACGCAAATTTTCATTTGCCGAGGACACAGACTTCATAAATATAGAATCTCAATGGCAAAAAGAATCCTTATCACAGGTGGAGCCGGATTCATCGGTTCCCATCTTGCAGAAACACTTCTGAATGAAGGGAACCAAATCATCGTGTTGGACAATTTCCATACCGGACGAAAGGAAAATCTAACACACCTTTTGGCAAATCCGAATTTTGAGCTAGTCCGCCATGATATCACGGACCCCATCAAGTTAGAAGTAGACGAGATTTACAATATGGCTTGTCCTGCTTCTCCCGTACATTACCAAAGTAATCCCATCAAAACCATCAAAACAAATGTTTTAGGAATGATGAATATGCTTGGTCTTGCCAAACGAGTGAAAGCAAGAATCTTACAAGCCAGTACATCCGAAGTTTATGGAAATCCACTAGAACACCCTCAAACAGAATCCTATTGGGGAAATGTAAATACCATTGGAATCCGAAGTTGTTATGATGAAGGAAAACGTGTAGCCGAAACTTTATGTTTTGATTACCACCGCCAACATGGAGTAGACATTCGGGTGATCCGAATTTTTAATACCTATGGCCCAAGAATGATCCCAGATGATGGTCGTGTCGTGAGCAATTTCATTGTACAAGCGTTACGTGGCGAAGATATTACTATTTACGGTGATGGAAGCCAAACTCGTTCGTTTTGTTACGTGGATGATTTAGTTCGCGGAATCATTAAAATGATGAACACAGAAAATTTCATTGGACCAGTGAACTTAGGAAACGAAGGGGAATTTACGGTTAAGGAATTAGCTGAATTAGTCATCAAAGAGACAGGAAGTAAATCAAAAATCATTTATCTTCCACTCCCTCAAGATGATCCAACCCGAAGAAAACCAAACTTAAGTTTAGCGAAAGAGAAATTGAATTATTCAACAACCGTCCCTTTAGTGGAAGGCGTAAAAAAAACCATCGAATATTTTAGCAAAAGAGTATAAAATGAAAATAGGCGTAATCAAAGAACCATCTTATGAAAACCGAGTGGCAATCACTCCGGATGTAGTTGACCCACTTAAAAAGTTAGGTTTCAGTGTTTCCGTTGAAACAACTGCAGGGGACAATGCTTTTTTCTCCGACCAAGATTATAAAGATGTTGGCGCAACTGTAGAATCAAGAGATACAATCCTATCTGGATCAGACATTGTTGTTTCAATCCATACATTGGATGAGGCCAGTGCCAAAAAAATTGGAAAAGATAAAATCTATATTGCAACACTCTCTCCACTTGCTTTCCCTAAAAAAGTAAAAGAAATTGCAAATGCGTCTTTCAAAATTTTCTCGATGGACACCATCCCGCGAATCACTCGTGCGCAATCAATGGATGTTCTTAGTAGTCAGGCAACAGTTTCTGGTTACAAAGCAGTTTTACTTGCTGCTTCCAACTATAGCCGTTTTTTCCCAATGTTAACGACTGCTGCAGGAACCATCACTCCCGCAAGAGTTCTGATTCTCGGAGCAGGTGTTGCGGGACTCCAAGCCATTGCTACTTCTCGCCGACTAGGAGCAGTGGTGGATGTATTTGATACAAGACCAGAAGTGAAAGAACAGTGTATGTCACTTGGTGCAAAATTTGTGGAAGTAGAAGGAGCAGCCGATGCTTCGAATACTGGTGGTTATGCGGTGGAACAATCAGAGGATTACCAACGTCGCCAAAAAGAAGCCATTGCAAAGTATGCTGAGAAAGCAGATATCATTATCACAACAGCTCTCATTCCAGGGAGAAAAGCTCCTCTACTCATCACAAAAGATATGGTAGATAAAATGAGACAAGGTTCTGTGATTGTCGACTTAGCCGCTGTAAATGGTGGTAACTGTGAAGTAACTGAAAACGATAAAACAATTGTTTATAAAGGCGTTACAGTCATTGGAAATTCCAACCTTCAAAGTACACAACCAATGGACGCAAGTAAAATGTATGCGAAGAACATGGTGAACTTCCTAAAACTTTTTGTGAATAAAGAAAAACAATTCAACATCAACTTAGAAGACGAAATCATCAATGCATGTATGATTGCTGAAAATGGGGTGATTCGTCACAAACCGACACTTGCACTTCTCGGAGAATAACTCCGAGAGATTTGAGATTGTAGGAAAGATTAGACTTTTACTTTTAGGATTCTAATCTTTCCATTACTGGTTGTTTTCGATGGTTTGCGGTTGGGTTCTCCAACGACGGTGCACCCAAAAGTACTGCTCCGGAAACAACTTCACTTCTTCTTCCAAAGTTTTTGTCCAAAGTTCGGTATAATGCCGAATCACATCGTCTTTGGAAGGGTAGAGTTTTTTATCGACAAAACCCAAATCCTTAACTCGAACAATTACTTTTCCACCTTCACCAGCTAACACAGAATAGTATAACATTTTTGCACCGGTTAAGTAAGCCATCAGTGCGGGACCAACAAAAGTAGAAGCTTGTCTGTTCATAAAAGGAACAAAGATTCCTGCCTTACCGGCATTTTGGTCGGCACCAAAGCCAATCCAATAGCCTTGTTTGAGAAGTTTAATCACTTGTGTGGATTCTTGCACTGGGACAAGGACTACCCCATTTTTAGAACGCATTCGACGAAGTAACTGGTCAACAAAGGGATTTCTAACTTTTTTGTAAATTCCCCCGCCCTTCATTCTGATTCCTAAAAACTGCACTAAAATTTCCCAAGTACCAAAGTGACCTGAAATCAAAATCACTCCTACTCCTTGTTTTTTAGTTTCTTCTTCAATTTGTAAACTTTCAGAATCGATAACTAAGTTTTCGTCCAACCACTTTCTTGTCATCCGAGGCGCCCAAAGTGTATGTGCAAGAAGGATACCCAAATGACGATAATGAGCCTTTACTAAATTTTGGATTTGTTCTTCTGTATAAGCCGGAAAGGCAAAACGTATGTTATCGGCAGCAACCTTTCTATGTTTTTTATCAAGAGGATAAATAAGTTTGGTTAAAAATATTCCATACGCCAAACACCATTTATACGGAAGAACTTTAAATGGAAAATAAAACAAATAAACAATTAAAAACGAAATGAAATATCCAATATGTTTCATAAAGTTACAAAATAAGGCCAAAGATAATAGTGAACTAAAACTGCCAAGAGTCCAATTCCAAAACCAATGATCCACCCTCCCACGATATCACTCACAAAATGATGTAGGGTTAAAAGTCTACCTACACCTGCAAACAAACTGAAGAAAAAGAAATAAGGGGTTTCGTGAAATGCAAAAACCAATATAGTCGATACCACAATGGAATTGGCACTATGAGCCGAGGGAAAAGAATGTTTCATATCTGGATTGGAATCCACTTTTCCCATAACACTGACTAGGGGACGTTTTCTAGCGAAATATTTTTTTAAAACAAGAACCAAACGATCTGTAAGATACGTAAATACTAATACAAATGGTAAACTTATATACGTTGGTTTGTATAGTTCACTTAAAAACATAAGTGGCAACAAAACAAGAGCAAACATTTCTCCACGGTTGACACGAGACAATATCCAACTCATACGTGGATGGTGGAGATTTTTCTGAATCCAAGTCGAAAATTTTAAATCAATGGCAGAAATCAAATTCATTTAGAAAGCTCTTCTTTTATCTTTTGAAGCGCTTCAGCAAAAGAGGAAGTCCATTGGTTCCTTGTAGCCATATCTTTTAATGTGACTGTACCCGCTTTGATTTCGTCTTCGCCTCGAAGTAAAATCCAACGGTACCCTTTTTTTTCTGCATAGGAAAGTTGTTTTCCCATTTTTTGAGAAAGTAAAGACACTTCGACAGCAATCTTTTCTTTTCGAAGTTCCCGTGCGAAGTTATGATTTTCTGCAAAAGAAGATTCATCTAAAAGAGGAATATAAACAGTGGAATCATTGGCAAAATTCGGTAACAAATCATGTGCAGTCAAAAAATTCTGAAGAGTTACATCACCCAAACCAAATCCTATTCCCGACAGCTCTTCATTAGAAAATAATCCAATTAAGTTGTCATATCTTCCACCACCGTATAACGAACGTTTATTCTGTGGAGATGTATCAAAAATTTCAAAAATAAAACCCGTATAATAATCAAAACCTCTTACCACCGAAGGATCGAAATATACAATATCATCTAATCCAATGGTTTTTAAGTCCTCAAACAAAGTTTGAATTATGTTTCTTGTTTCTTCTTTGATTCCAGGAATTTGACCAAGCGTTGCAGTAGTGGCAGCAAGAAACAAGTTTATCTTTGAAACTGCGGTTGGATCATTCGGAATTGTTTTCGAAACAAGAGCTACGTATTCATCTTCCGTAATTTTATTTTTTTTATCTAAAATTTTGGAAACTTCATGAGCCTGATTTGGGCTCACCTTCAAACCGTCTAACAAAAATTCGTCGAGGAGTGATCTATGAGAAATTGTTACTTTAAAACTATTTCTTTTGGCACCAAACGCAAAAAGAATATCACATGCTAAGGATAAAATTTCTAACTCAGCTCTCTGGCTTGTCACGCCAAACATGTCCACATTCAATTGCCAATGTTCCCTGAGACGACCATGGCCTGGCTGTTCGTATCTCCATAAATTTGGAATAGAAAACCAGCGAATGGGACGAGGAAGGTCTCTCAGTTTTTTTGCCACCATTCTCGCAACAGTCGGTGTCATTTCAGGTCGGATCGCAACCTCACGATCCCCCTTATCAATAAAATTATAAATCTGTTTTCCTACAATTTCTTCCCCGGTTTTGGCTCTATACAAATCCAAGGATTCCACCATGGGGCCATCGTATTCTTCATAACCGTAGGATCTGGCGACATCTTTCATCACCGAAAATAAATAGTTTCGAAGGCGCATATCTTCAGGATAAAAATCCCGAGTGCCCTTATAGTTTTCTGTTGTTAGTTTTTGTTCTTTCAATTTTGGCCCCTATTGAACCTGCGAAGTTTAGCCAAAAAAATCAATGAGACTATGGTAAATCTCTTTGGCTTTTTTATCTCCGCTGACACCTGTGATCCGTCCACCCAATCGATAAAAATCATTCACCTCTTCTAAGTGGCGTAACTCTAATGCCATTCGAATGGGTGCCTGTAATTTAAAATTGATATCCAGGGTAAATGTTGGTTTCACTTTCAGTGCTTTGATAATTTCCATATCATTAACTTCCAGGGCGACTCCACCTCTGGAAACGTTGAGTACGTTTTGTTTTACATCAAGAATATGGGTATTTGAGTCCATGATTCTTTCTTGAAACGTACGTTCAACCTCTTTAAACAAATCCAAAACTTCACCAGGGATTCCCGGTCTTTCTGTTTCGAGGGAAAGATATGCAAAAAAATGCATATCTTTCATTTGTATGAATAGAGGATAATAAATAAAAGAACCGATTTTTTTCTTTTTGTATTCTTGGACTTTGTCATCCAATAAAAATTCGTCTTCAAATGTTTTTTTAGGATCAAATACATCTGGAGAAGGAAATGATTCAAAATTTTCCGTATCCAAAATAAAAATTGGTTTTTTATGTTCTTTCATCAAATCAATTTCATCACTGTGAATTGATACGGAAAGAAAAACAACTTTTGACTGCGGATAATTCTTTAGAACCGTTCTTTGGATGTCCGAAAGAATTACCTGAGAACTAACGCCGGTTAGTTTTGAAAAATCAATATTAGTTTTTGCAACTAAAAAGTTTGAAGCAACAACGTTCCCTCGAACCTTTTCATTTCTAGGATCTTGTCTTGTTGCATAGGTTTGTCTACGATCTATAATTTTACCAAGAAGTAAGTTATCTTTTTGGTTGATCAGTTCATAATCCACTTCGACGTGAAAACTAGGTGTTGCTTGAACTGTAAAAATTGTTTCGATGAGTTCAGGGATTGTCTCCAATTCCCAAATGTGCGCTCCATCAGGACGTTCTCCTTTGAACCGGACCCGGATGGGAGTGTCGTATCCTTTTAGAAACAATCCATTTCCACCCATCATTTGTTTGAAAAATTCAGGTAAAGTTTGCACCGCCTCTAACGGGAGGTATTCTCTATCTTGGTCGAAATGAATTTTTATACGGTTGATCATAACTAGTCTATTTTTTTGAAATTCACACGCCTATTTCGTGAACGTCCCTCTTCCGTTTCGTTTTCTGAGATTGGCTGCGAATAATGGTAAGCTTGTACCTTCATTCGTTCCTTTGGAACACCTTTCAATCTCAAATACTGATACACAGAAAGAGCTCTATCTTCACTCAAACTGATATTGTATTCCTTATTCCCTATATTATCAGTATGTCCACCAATTTCAACTTTTTCATTCTTATGTTGGATGAGGAAGTCAGCAAAAAGATCCAATTTTTTCTTATCTTCATCGCTCAATGTTCGTTCGTTGAACGGGAAATAAATAATTGTATTGTACAAACTGTCAAAGTCATTTAAATTTCTGAGGTAAAGGACAGTTTCTTTCCCTTCCATAGTTAGAATTTTATCTTTTGCAAATAAGAAGGTTTCTTCTTTAAATCCTTTTGCTCTCACCAAAATCTCAAAATCCATCGTAGGAGATTTTTCTAATTCGAAACGACTGTCTTTAGATTCTAAAGATTTTCCTTTTCGAGTGAGATCATCGAAATAATGACAAATCGCATTGGGAATGACTAGGTCGGTTTTTTTGTCTTTCACCACAAACCGAATCCCTTGGATGGTTTTATCAGGCCGTTCGTCTTTGGTAGGACGAATGGGTTGTAAGATGATCTGAGAATATTGTTCTTTGTCCTTTCCTACATTTCCCCTTAAATCCAAAAGCAGTTCTGTCGGATGGAATCCTGGTGAAGAAACTTCCACACGATAAAGTTTTCCGGTTTTGATAGTCGTTCTAAAATTCTCTGCATCGGCAAGAGAAAGATCTCCTCCAATTCGTTTGGAAGTAATCACTTGAATGGGTCTTATATCATCATAAATTTTTAATGTGGAATCAAGACCGATCATAATCGCTTCGGAACCATCTAAAACAAGACCACGAAAAACAAATTCATAAGTACGGCGTAGATCTTCGGGAACCATTGTCCTGTAGATATCAAACTGGCCTTCACCACCAGGGCGGTTCGAAGAAAAATAAAACCATAAATCATCAAAGGTAACTGAGATTCCTTCGTTATCACTCTCTTCCCAAAGACTGTAAGTAGAATAATCAGCAGGAGTATCAAATGGAAATCCCGTGGATTCGCCTGACAACTGTACCTTGGTATTAAATGGAGATCCTAATAAAACTGGAGTCTCAAAACTATTTTGTGATTCATTGTATTCACTATAATAAAAACTAAACTTACGATTCTTATCATCTCGATTAGAACTAAAATATAATCTCAACCCATCCCAATGAAAGTTAGGACTAATTTCATCATCCTTGGAGTTAATCGACATACCAACAGAAATTGGTTTTTGCCAAACTCCGTCTCTACATTTGATCTTTGGTTTGTCCGGATTAATTTCCTTTGACTGGGTAATCGGTTCTCGTTTGGAGATCCAAAGATCAAAACCTCCCATTCCTCCTGGTCGATTGGAGGAAAAGACCATTGAACAACCATCAGGCGAAATCGCAGGCATTTTATCTTCAAAATGAGAGTTGATTTCGCTAACATGAATCGGAATCGACCAGAGACCAGTCCTTGGATTAATTTTGGTATAATAAATATTTAAACCATCATATCCTTCCCGATTCTTTTTTGGATCTGCCTGAGTTTTATCCCGAACAGAAGTAAAATAAAGTTCGTAAGGTTTTTCCTCTTCATCGAAAAGGATCGAAAACATCCCTTCAAAATTTGTTGTGTTCAGTTCTCGAAAATTCTTTGGAGGAGACCAAACCGGTAATTTCATCCGGTCAGGAAAACTTAAGTTCTCTGAAATCCAAATATCCATTCCACCCTCACCTCCGGGTCGGTTGGATTGAAAAACAAGATACCTTCCCGTAGGAGAAATGATGGGGTTGTACTCTACATTTTGGGTATTGAGTGGCTGGTAGAACCTTACATCCTTCACCTTCGGTAAAGGCTGCGCCAGGATTGGGAGTGCCGAAATGATTAAGGAAATAAGGAATTTTTTCATCTGCCGTCTCTCCTATGTATCGACCAAATGGAAATTTCTGCCAAGGGAAAAATAAGGCTTTTAGGGGTGAGTTTACCGATAAACCTTTTCATTCATGGTCGAAATCTTCGGAATCTTAAACATTACCACAGACTCCTTTAGCGATGGGGGGAAATTTTTAAACCCTGATGATGCGATCAACCAAGGGAACAAACTCCTTCAAGAAGGGGCCGATTGGCTGGATGTATCAGGCCAATCATCAAACATCAATGCGAATTTAGTCTCTGAAGAAGAGGAATGGAAACGAGTGGAACCTGTCATTAGATATTTTGTTCCCAAAGGTGTTCGAATCAGCCTAGACAGTTTTCGTCCTGAGGTACAAAGAAAGGGAATTGAGGCAGGAGTACGTTGTCTTAATGATATCACTGGATTTACCTATGATGGTGATCGCAGTTTTTTTAGTTCTTATATTAAAAAATACCCAGAGCTCATATTCATCATCATGCATTCGCATAACAAAAATATTGCGAAATTTAAATCAGATTTAAGTCCAGAAATTGTAATCAAAAAGATCCAAGTTTTTTTTAGGGACCGTCGCTCCGAACTGATATCAATGGGGATTCCAGAAACCGCCCTACTTTATGATCCAGGTATGGGTTTTTTTCTAAGTGAAAATCCAATGGTTTCTTTTCGAGTTTTACAAGAATTAGAAATTCTTAAATTGGAATTCCCTCAACTTATGTTAGGTGTATCAAGGAAATCGTTTTTAGGAAACATACTCGGAAATTTGCCGACAGCAGATAGAGAATTTGTTACCTTAGCCTGCGAACTTCATCTATTAAAAAATAAAATTCCTTTTATTAGGACGCATAACGTACTCAAATTGAGACAGGCGGAAAAAATTTGGAATTTATGTCAAGCAAATGAGTGATTTCCTAACAAGTCAAGATTGATTATGATTGTTAACTTCTACCCGAACGAACAGCCTTTCTGATATCTTTTCCCTCTTTAGAGAGAGTTGGGAAAAAAACTGATTCAGGAACAGAGTAGCCCTTTTCAACCGCCTTACGATAGTAAGGCAAAAGATTGTCCCATTTGGGATTGTCCTTCAATACAAATAAGGTATCACGCCAAACTTCTAAAAAACTAATTTGAGTTTTTTCGCTAGCTGTTGCTGATTCTGCCCATTTCAGGGCTTCTTCATAACGCCCTAATTCATAATTTGCTTTGGTAAAATAAAAATGGAATTCCTTATTTTTTTTAGCAGCCACTTCCAAAGACTTTGCGTAATCGAGCAAACTATACCAATTATTTTTTTGTACTTGAATATCTGCCATTCCATACAAGGCGTTCTCATGAAATGGAACTACTTCTAAAATTTGATTAAAATAACCTTCCGCATAAGAATAGTTACCTGTTTGCAAATAGTAATTTGCCAACTCTTCATAGGAATACAATTCCCATCCTTTCACTCGAGAAAGTGCATCCAATAAGACCACTCGTTCATCCGTTCGCAATCGAAGGTCCAATTCTTTTAAAATATTGGTATATGTGACTGAAGAGCGCGATGGGGCTTCTTTTGCAATTTTTTGTTTCAGGGTTTCGTATTCATCCAACAAAAAATAAAACCTTAGTCGGTTCAAGTGGACAATAATTTCATTCGGATTGGTTTGAATGCATTTATCCCAAACAACTTCTGCTTGGTCCAACTGAATGGTTTTTGACAATCGGATACCTTCTGCATTGCATTCGGCGGCAGCAGAACCCGAAAGTTCCAAAAACAAAGTATCGGATTCTAATTCATCTTGTTTTGCTATGGGATAACGACATCCCCATAAAATCAAAGTATGACAAAGGAGTAGAATGTAAAAAATGCAAAATCTCAATCTAAGGTAACCTATCTGGTTCTGTCTTTTCCCTCATCTTTTGAGCAAATACTAAATATTGCATCGCTTTTTCAGGGTTTCCATTGAAAAGATACAACAAACTCAAATCCAAAGCTTCCTGTGCATCTGGAGGAGAGAACTCTTCTGGGTTCTCTTTCGAAAGTTCCAGTTTGGTTTGAAATTCCTTTAACTTCAATTTTGCTTTGGATTGGATTCGAACTAAACTTTCGTGAACCACTTCATCTTCTTCCTTCCAAGCAGCTTGCAAACTTTCATTAAAATTTGTGAATCCCACATCCTCTTTTACCATAGTTGAAAGCAAAGTAGCAGATGCTTTATAATTTCCCTGTTTTGCAAGAATTTCTGATTGGATGATTTTTAACTGAGCATTTCCCGGATACAAAATCAAATAACGTTCAATCATCTTTAAACTTTCTGGAAAACGATTCCTTTCGTAATAAAACATCGCAAGCCCTCCTAAAGCTGATTTATGGTTTGGTTCGATTTTAATTACATTATTTAGATATACTTCGGTTTTCTCATCATTGCCTAACTTCTGATAGGCTTGAGCGAGTAATAGATGCGCTGAAATAAACTTTTTTTCAAAGGTTAATGTTTGTTTCAGAAAACTAATCGCCTTTTCTGTTTCTTCATGTTTATAAAGTGAAACAGCCAAGTTATAACAATTTTTAACGTTTGCATGGAGTTTATAAGCTTTTGAAAACAAAGGAATGGCTTCTGCGTGTTTTCCTTGTTTTGCATAAACCACACCCAAATTTTGCAATGCCAAATGGTAATTGGGATCTTTTTCGAGCAAAAGTTTGTATTGTGATTCGGCACGATCCCATTCCCCGTTTCGTTCCAAACGGACGGCCTCATTGAATAAAGCTTGGATTTCTTGTGCCATACAGACCGATTATCGTTTCAGAAACGATTCTCCCCTTAGAAATTTTATCATGCGAATGGAAAAACCTTCCGAAAGGTACACACAAGAGTCCAGAGGAAGGGGAAAGTTATGCAAAGACTCATACTTTTATCCATAGTATTGTGGCTAGTGTCCTGCAGTTCAGCAGATGCCACCCGTAGAGATTATAGTGCATCCGGGGATCCGGAGGATATTTTTTTTGAACGTTCTGGGAAGTCAAAACCAGCAAGTAACACGAAGTCAGATGACCCAGTGGCTCGTTCTATCATTGACGATTTAGATTCCAATGCAAAAACAACAGCACCTACCGGTTTAGCGACCATCCCAACAAAAAAACCAACAACACAATTTGATGAAGTTGGTTTATCTTCTTGGTATGGACAAAAATTCCAAGGTCGCCCTACTGCGAGTGGTGAACCTTTTGACCGCATGAAAATGACAGGCGCACATAGAACACTTCCCATTGGGAGCGTTGTCAAAATCCAAAACTTAGAAAACAACAAAGAAGCTGTAGTTCGGATCAATGACCGCGGACCATTTGTTGATGAACGAATTGTGGATGTATCTGAAAAAACAGCGGAGATCCTCGAATTTAAGGACAAAGGTGTTACCAAAGTTGGGATCAAAGTTCTTAAAAAAGGGGAAGAGGATCTTGCGGATGATTTAGATGACGCAGACCTTCTAGACGATGCTCCTGCAAAACCAGAAAAATTGACTCCGGTAAAACCAGGTGCAGTGAAACCAATTGCGGCCGGCAAAGGATTCACTGTGCAAGTGGGAGTGTTTCAAGAAAAGGAACGAGCTCTAAAATACCAAGAAAACATGAAATCTGAATACAACCAATCTGTGTTCGTCACTCCCCGAGATGGAAAGTTCGTCGTTCAAGTGGGTGATTTTGCTGACCGCGCAAAAGCAGAATCTCTCAAATCAAAATTAAAATACGATGGGATTGATTGTTTTATCGCCAATCGTTAGTTTTGACCCTTCCCTCCGAGCAAACGGCTGTCTTGCTGATTTGCTCGGGACGGTAGGAAAATGAATTGATTTCGCATTTCTTGCCTGTTACGATTTCGTATTAAATTAGCAACTAGAAGACCCTATGAGTGAAAGCATAATATCCGTTGACCACATACTAACAAATTATTACACATTCGGTAGTTTAATTGTCACTGTCCTCCTTGCGGTCTTGACTACATTCTTTTTCTCTCTAAAAGACAGAACGGTCGCAACCAAACATATGGGGCTCGCATGTTTGTTTTTATGCTTGTTCCAATTCGGATACCTATTAGGGGCTTTTTACTACCATCCCATTGCTTCCTACCACCGTTGGATCACCGGCGGGTTCATTATTTTTGGAATCATTCACTTTGGTCAGTTTTTCTTCCGTTTCCCTGATAACGAAGACAGCAGAACTGCCAATATCATCCAAGTTAGTCTCTACGCAGTAGCCATTGTTGTTGTGCTTTGGTTTTTAGTTACTGTTTCTCAAGGAGAAAGGAAATACCATTTCACCGCTCATCACTGGGATTTTAACTCTGAAGGTGCAAGTAGACTCTTGAGTTTGTTCATTGCTGGTTTTTCATTTATCAACTTTATTGTCTTACCGGGTTACCGTTTATTCCATGTGACTAAGGAAAAACGAGGAACACTTAGCGTAATGTTAATGGCAGCTTTAATTGCGGGAGTTGTTCCAAATATAACAAACGTTATGAGTCGTGATGGAGCAATGGAACGATCCACCTACCTCACAGCTCTAGTGCTGTTATTTACTTTTACATTTTTTATCATTACCATTTCCTTCATTAACAACAGTAGCGAAAGAACTACTTTTATGGTTAAAATTGTAGGAATTTCATTTGTGACAATCCTACTCATCATGCAGGCTTTCAGTTACTTAGTAGACCAGGAAAAAGAAACCTCCTTTGATAATACGGCAATTCAAAAAGCCCTTCGTGTGGCTGAAGGTGGCGAGCGGTCCAAGGATATTTTATTTGTCATTGAGTCTGATTCATCAGGACAAAGTCTAAAAAAAGCTTACCTACCTTCCTCTGTTAATTTAGATTTACCATTAGTACAAGCTGACCTTTATAATACCGCTTTGTACGATGAAGTGGTCAGTATTTCCGAGAAGGACTACAGAAATTCTCTCAAAGCAAGTTTAACAAAAACACCTTATTACTTTGAAGGTTATAAAAATGCAATCATCCAATTTTTGGAAGAAAATCCCGATTCGGAAGGTGCAGAATTAAAAGCTGAAGTTT
This genomic interval carries:
- the mpl36 gene encoding RlpA family plasminogen-binding lipoprotein MPL36, which encodes MQRLILLSIVLWLVSCSSADATRRDYSASGDPEDIFFERSGKSKPASNTKSDDPVARSIIDDLDSNAKTTAPTGLATIPTKKPTTQFDEVGLSSWYGQKFQGRPTASGEPFDRMKMTGAHRTLPIGSVVKIQNLENNKEAVVRINDRGPFVDERIVDVSEKTAEILEFKDKGVTKVGIKVLKKGEEDLADDLDDADLLDDAPAKPEKLTPVKPGAVKPIAAGKGFTVQVGVFQEKERALKYQENMKSEYNQSVFVTPRDGKFVVQVGDFADRAKAESLKSKLKYDGIDCFIANR